The proteins below come from a single Geobacillus thermoleovorans genomic window:
- a CDS encoding YlzJ-like family protein, with amino-acid sequence MILYTIMPEHLIFPVDAAVYEKRKMVYYDGIPFLVQSVETGEYEIVQNLSTNPFHFLNAKYAPGARFPASAATS; translated from the coding sequence ATGATTTTGTATACGATCATGCCCGAACATTTGATTTTTCCGGTCGATGCCGCTGTTTATGAGAAGCGGAAAATGGTGTATTACGATGGCATTCCGTTTCTCGTCCAATCTGTAGAAACGGGAGAATATGAAATCGTGCAAAACTTAAGCACGAATCCGTTCCATTTTTTAAACGCCAAATATGCGCCTGGGGCGAGATTTCCGGCTTCTGCGGCAACATCGTAA